A single region of the Poecilia reticulata strain Guanapo unplaced genomic scaffold, Guppy_female_1.0+MT scaffold_145, whole genome shotgun sequence genome encodes:
- the LOC103459960 gene encoding B2 bradykinin receptor, translated as MTLPATSFPDLNATALYGDHDGANVTGCPDPEAWDWLASGAPVYILTISILGIFFNLFVLMVFILHKKPCTVAEIYLSNLAAADLVLVSCLPFWAVNIYNQFDWPFGQFMCKVVNVGIKINVYCSIYFLVLVGIDRYVALVHALSHGRMRRPKYAKLGCLLTWGFGLLLSIPTFIFRKVRHFPEYGVYACYLEYPNLTVEILYDWMLLVLSFIIPVSIILFCTLRIIRALKKQSIERFNAEKTEQKATILVLVVLLAFLLCWVPFHLVTILNILERVHVLGGCQLSSALDICNQIFTYLGFFNSVLNPVLYVIVGKNFRKKVGELVNQWSIKRTTTSESTRSNLSSTLKTLV; from the coding sequence CTTCCCTGACCTCAACGCCACGGCGCTGTACGGCGACCATGACGGCGCCAACGTTACGGGCTGTCCCGACCCGGAGGCCTGGGACTGGCTGGCCAGCGGAGCGCCGGTCTACATTCTGACCATCAGCATTCTGGGAATCTTCTTCAACCTGTTCGTCCTGATGGTCTTCATCCTCCACAAGAAGCCCTGCACCGTGGCCGAGATCTACCTGAGCAACCTGGCTGCTGCCGACCTGGTTCTGGTGTCCTGTTTGCCCTTCTGGGCCGTCAACATTTACAATCAGTTCGACTGGCCTTTTGGACAGTTCATGTGCAAAGTCGTCAATGTGGGCATCAAGATAAACGTCTACTGCAGCATCtacttcctggttctggttggcATYGACCGGTATGTGGCGCTGGTGCACGCTTTGTCGCACGGAAGGATGCGCAGGCCAAAGTATGCTAAGCTAGGCTGCCTGCTAACGTGGGGCTTCGGCTTGTTGCTCAGCATTCCCACATTCATCTTCAGGAAGGTGAGACATTTYCCAGAGTATGGAGTTTACGCCTGCTACCTCGAATACCCAAACCTGACCGTGGAGATTCTCTACGACTGGATGCTGCTGGTTCTCAGCTTCATCATTCCAGTTTCCATCATCTTGTTCTGCACTTTGAGGATCATCCGGGCGCTGAAGAAGCAGTCGATAGAAAGGTTCAACgctgagaagacagagcagaaggCCACCATCTTGGTTCTGGTGGTGCTGCTGgccttcctgctctgctgggtGCCGTTCCACCTGGTCACCATCCTGAACATCCTGGAGCGGGTCCACGTCCTGGGAGGGTGCCAGCTGTCGTCCGCGCTGGACATCTGCAACCAGATCTTCACCTACCTGGGCTTCTTCAACAGCGTCCTGAACCCAGTGCTGTACGTCATCGTCGGGAAGAACTTCAGGAAGAAAGTTGGGGAACTCGTGAACCAGTGGAGCATCAAGAGAACGACGACGTCTGAGTCCACTCGCTCCAATTTATCCTCCACACTCAAGACTTTAGTCTGA